A window of Streptomyces sp. Je 1-332 genomic DNA:
TCGCCGCGCAGCCAGGGGGCGATGTCGCCTGCCTCGGTGGGAACATAGGGGTCGCCCGCGGCGTCGAAGTCGAAGATCAGCGGGTTGGCGGCGGCCTCTATGTGAAACTCGAAGTCCTCGCCGCCCTGGGCCTGTTCGGCGATCAGGAGCCAGGTGTTACGTGGGTTGAGCGCCTTCACCGGAGTCCCGTCCGGCCGGTGGACAAGCCCCTCGGCGGAGAATCCGGGCTGGGTGGCGGCGAAGCCGAGGTCGAGCACGGCTTCGACCCGCTCCCCCGCCCAGTCGTCGGGGACGGTGCCGCGGATCTTGAACCAACTCGTGGACCAGGCCGGCCCCCAGGGGGTGCCGGTGGCGACCGGCTCGTAGGGCCCCGCGATGCCTTCCTTCACCGGTATGGGTTCACCGAAGGTGTGATGGGCGCTCACTTCGAGAGGGAGGGAGCGTGCGTGGACTGCCGGCCTGAGGCGTTGGTCGAGGACCCGGGCGAGCCGGCGTTCGGTCAGCGTGCGGTCGTCGTGCATAAGACTCCGTCCAAAGTTCCGCGCAGGGCGGCAGACTGGCCCGCCGAGCCCGTCGTGGGACAGCAGAGACCCGAAGAGAAGAGGGGCGGGCTGCGGGAGGCCTAGATGTGGTGGGTCCCGTACCGGATGACTTCGATGGGGACCATGGAACGTCGCACGGGCAGCGCGGCGCCGGGGCCGGCGTTGATGCGGTCGATGAGCATCTGACCGGCCCTGCGCCCGATCTCGTCGGCGTCGTAGGACGCGATCGTCAGCGGAAGCCCGAGGACGTCCGCAAGGTCGAAATCGTCGAATCCGGCAAGCGACACCGGAACGTCTAGGGTGCGGACAGCTCGGACGGCACCCTGGGTGAGACGGTTGTTGGTACAGAAGAGGGCAGTAGGTGCGTCGGGCTGCTGCAGCAGGGCGACGGCGGCACGCTCGGCCGCGGCCACGTCGGAAGGTCCGCGGCGGATGGTGCGCTCGTCGGGCTCCAGGCCGGCTTCCTCGTGCGCGGCCCAGTAGCCGCGGAACCGTTCGGCGCCGGTGTAGAGCGCCGGCGGGTTGCCGAGGAACCCGATGTGCCGGTGACCGTCCTCGATGAGCCGGGCGGTCGCCGCCTCGGCTCCGCCGAAGTCGTCCACCAGTACGCAGTCGGCTTCCATGCCCGCCGGCGGCCGGGCGGCGAGGACGAGGGGCATGCCGCGCAGGGCGGCCGGGGTCAGGTGCCGGTGGCTGCCGCTGGCGGGCACCACGATCATCCCGTCGACCTGGCTGGCGGCGAGATCCTCCACCAATCCCCGCTCCCGGTCGACCTGTTCGGCGGTGTTGCCGAGCAGGACCCGCAGGCCGTGCGCGTAGGCGACCTCCTGGACGCCGAGCGCCAGCCGTGAGTAGAAGGGGTTGGCCAGGTTGGTGACGACGAGACCGATCATCCCGCTGCCGCCGACCCGCAGACGGCGGGCGGTTTCGTTGCGCCGGTAGCCGAGCGCGTCGACGGCGCTCAGCACACGCTGCCTGGTGGCCTCGGTGACCTGGGGGTCGTCCTTGAGGACCCGCGAGACGGTCATCGCGCTGACCTTGGCACGAGCGGCGACATCACGCATCGTCGGCGCGGCGGCGTCGCTCGGTCGGTGCTGCGCCACGGCCGGTCCTTCCTTCGTACCTTCACGGGGTCATTGCCATCGGCGGGCTGCCGGAGCTGCGGGCGCCGTCATTCTAGAGAAGTTCTCCGCCTCCAACGCCGTGCGCACCGGCCGGTGCGGGCCTGTGGCGAGGCTCAGTTGCCTCCTCACGGCGGAGCCGCGCGGCAGGAGTCAGGCGGTACGGGGCGGGACGCGAGGACTCCGGTGTCCCGCTCCTCCCCCTGGGTCCGACAGTCCAAGGCCCAGTGAGCGGCGCCGATCAAAGGAGCGTCGTGTGGCCTGCGGGCGCTGCGAAGTTCCATGGCGGCGACGGCGGCAGCCGCTTCGTGCCCGGCGGCCTCGGCTCCGGTGGTGAGGCCCTCCCGCAGCGCCGGGCCGATGAGGTCCCAGGACGCGGCCATGGAGCCGCCGACCACCATCACGTCCGCCCGGAAGGCGCCGCACCACGGTGCCAGGGCACGCCCCAGCGTGCTGAAACACCCGAGGATCGTCGCCGCGGCCCGGGGGTCCCCCGTGCGGGCCAGTGCGGCGATGTCGCTGACGTCCGGGCCCTCGGCTGCTCGTGCAAGGCCTGCGGCCTTGGCATACCGCGCGCGGATCGCCCGGCGCGAGACCACGTCCTCCAACGGCAGCCCGTCGACGCTGATGCGATGGGCCCGGCCGTCGGGCGGCACAGCGGGGCCTTCCGTGACGGGCTGTCCGTCGAGCAGGAAGGACGATCCGACGCCGGTGCCGAGCGTGATGCACACGGACCGGTTTCGCCTTGCTGCCGCTCCCCTGTGGTGCTCGCCGATGGCGAAGGCGTCGGCGTCGTTGAGGAAGCGGATGGCGCGCGGATTGGGCAGCCGCTCGCGCAGCTCCGCCCCGACGTCGACGCCGTGCAGCGACTCGAACTTGCCGATGCCGCGGAATCGTCCGATTCCGGCGGCGTAGTCGAAGGGCCCCGGTACGGCGACGCCCCATCGCGCGTCGGCGGGCGCTTCCGTGTGCCGGGCAGCTGCGGCGAAGGAGTCGAGTATCTCCGTCGCACCCGCGTCGGCGGACACCGGCCTGCGCACGAGGGAGTCGGTGACCGGGACACCGTTGCTCATGTCCACCACGGCGGCGGTGACATGCGTGCCGCCGATCTCCAGCACGGGCACCCGGGTCATGACGGCTTCACCAGGGACTTGACGACCTGTACGGGTCGTACGCCGACGGGGTGCAGTCGGTATGCCCCCACGGCTGCGGGCACGGTGAGGGTTTCGGCGAACGCCAAGTCATGACGCCGGCCGTCGGCGGTCTCCACCACCACGCCGTCACCGGCGGCGACGTTGAGGATGTGGAAACGGCCCTCGGTGTCGTCGTCGGCCGGCTCCGTCCCCTCCAGCACCAGCCGGTGGACCGCGTAGAACATCTCGGGCAGAGCGCCGACGATCTCCTCGCGCCAGCCCGGGCCCTCGCGCAGGACGCGCGGCTGCGGGACGAGGTCCTCGACGACCTCGGTGCCGCGTCGCTCGGTGTCGAGGTTGGCGAAGGCATGAGCGTGCGACAGCGGCCTGGGCACCCCGGAGTCGGAGCGGCGCAGCCAGTCGTAGAAGCGCAGCGAGTAGAGGTAGGGCGTGGCGCTGATCTCCAGCACGAGGTTGCCCGCGCCCGATGCGTGCGGGGTCCCGGCCGGGATCATGAACAGCTGGCCGGGGTCGGCGGGGAACGTCTGGATGTGGTCCTCGACGTGCAGCGGCGTGCCGTGCGCCGCCGAGGCCTCGACTTCCTTGCGGAGGATGTCCACGTCGGTACTCTGCCGCAGCCCGAGGAAGACCTGCGATCCGGGGTCGCTCGCCGTGACGTAGTAGGTCTCGTGCTGGGTGTAGGACCAGCCGAAGTTCTCCCGCATGTACTGCTCCTGCGGGTGGCAGTGCAGCGAGAGGTTGCCACCCCCGACCGTGTCGAGGTAGTCGAAACGGATGGGGAAGGAGGTGCCGTAGCGTGCGTGCACGTCGGCGCCGAGGAACCGTTCGGGGTGCAGGACGCACAGCAGCTGGAACGGCAGTTCCACCTGCGCTCCGGCGTCCTGGCCGACGAGGACGCCGGCTTCGGGGGCGATCAGCTCGTAGCCCAGTGCGGTGTTGCCGCCCTCGGGCTCGAAGCCGAGCTGCTCGGCGGCCCACTTTCCGCCCCAGGCGGTGGAGTTGAAGTACGGGCGGGTGCGCACCGGCTGCTGGGCGAGCGCGGTCAGGGTGGCGCGAAAGGCCTCGCCGTCCAGGGAGGCGGGGGCCTGCGGGTCCTGCACGTCGACCCAGCGGTCGATGGTGGGCGCCAGTGCGTCGCGGTGGCGGTCGGCGACCGGCCAGTCGGTGTAGAAGAGGCGGCGCAGTTCGCCGGGGGTGTCGGGGTGCCCCAGATTGACGCCTACGGGCAGGGTTCCGGAGGCCACGGCGGTCTCGGCGTAGCGCTTGGGCAGGTCGGCCCACCAGAGCAGGTCGGGCGAGCACAGGGCGGAGCCGGGGCCGAAGACCAGCAGAACACCGCTCGCGGGCCGATCGACGTTCAGCGGGCCCTCGAAG
This region includes:
- a CDS encoding LacI family DNA-binding transcriptional regulator → MRDVAARAKVSAMTVSRVLKDDPQVTEATRQRVLSAVDALGYRRNETARRLRVGGSGMIGLVVTNLANPFYSRLALGVQEVAYAHGLRVLLGNTAEQVDRERGLVEDLAASQVDGMIVVPASGSHRHLTPAALRGMPLVLAARPPAGMEADCVLVDDFGGAEAATARLIEDGHRHIGFLGNPPALYTGAERFRGYWAAHEEAGLEPDERTIRRGPSDVAAAERAAVALLQQPDAPTALFCTNNRLTQGAVRAVRTLDVPVSLAGFDDFDLADVLGLPLTIASYDADEIGRRAGQMLIDRINAGPGAALPVRRSMVPIEVIRYGTHHI
- a CDS encoding ROK family protein — encoded protein: MTRVPVLEIGGTHVTAAVVDMSNGVPVTDSLVRRPVSADAGATEILDSFAAAARHTEAPADARWGVAVPGPFDYAAGIGRFRGIGKFESLHGVDVGAELRERLPNPRAIRFLNDADAFAIGEHHRGAAARRNRSVCITLGTGVGSSFLLDGQPVTEGPAVPPDGRAHRISVDGLPLEDVVSRRAIRARYAKAAGLARAAEGPDVSDIAALARTGDPRAAATILGCFSTLGRALAPWCGAFRADVMVVGGSMAASWDLIGPALREGLTTGAEAAGHEAAAAVAAMELRSARRPHDAPLIGAAHWALDCRTQGEERDTGVLASRPVPPDSCRAAPP
- a CDS encoding class I mannose-6-phosphate isomerase, translated to MVTGWNEVAATLPDRPTVLALDGPAALDWNAAAQGLAAALRAQGTEVAVLDVREHWSPAAVERLCTPRDGGDVFFLPLAEFDMADLFEGPLNVDRPASGVLLVFGPGSALCSPDLLWWADLPKRYAETAVASGTLPVGVNLGHPDTPGELRRLFYTDWPVADRHRDALAPTIDRWVDVQDPQAPASLDGEAFRATLTALAQQPVRTRPYFNSTAWGGKWAAEQLGFEPEGGNTALGYELIAPEAGVLVGQDAGAQVELPFQLLCVLHPERFLGADVHARYGTSFPIRFDYLDTVGGGNLSLHCHPQEQYMRENFGWSYTQHETYYVTASDPGSQVFLGLRQSTDVDILRKEVEASAAHGTPLHVEDHIQTFPADPGQLFMIPAGTPHASGAGNLVLEISATPYLYSLRFYDWLRRSDSGVPRPLSHAHAFANLDTERRGTEVVEDLVPQPRVLREGPGWREEIVGALPEMFYAVHRLVLEGTEPADDDTEGRFHILNVAAGDGVVVETADGRRHDLAFAETLTVPAAVGAYRLHPVGVRPVQVVKSLVKPS